One window of Nicotiana tomentosiformis chromosome 11, ASM39032v3, whole genome shotgun sequence genomic DNA carries:
- the LOC138901242 gene encoding uncharacterized protein, whose translation MVGEKVLFKVPPMKGIMRFGKKGKLSPRFIVSFDVLRRVGEVVYELALPPSLSGVHPIFHVSMLWKYHAGRSHVLDYNTVQLDEILGYKEEPIAINDRQVRQLRSKKISAVKVQ comes from the coding sequence atggtgggcgagaaagttctcttTAAAGTCccgccgatgaagggtatcatgaggttcgggaagaagggcaagctgagcccaaggtttattgttTCATTTGatgtgttgaggcgagttggggaagttgtttatgagcttgctttgcctcctagtctatcgggagttcatccgattttccatgtgtctatgctctggaagtaccATGCTGGCAGGTCGCATGTGTTGGATTACAACACGGTTCAACTAGATGAGATATTGGGTTAtaaagaggagccaattgccattaaTGAcaggcaggttcgtcagttgaggtctaagaagatttctgcagtaaaggtccagtga